One genomic segment of Roseivirga misakiensis includes these proteins:
- a CDS encoding 2-oxoglutarate dehydrogenase E1 component has product MDNYTYLSNADPKALEGLYQQYQSNPESVDEGWRKFFEGFEFAQGDYPMLPNGQATSPSSSSSGISDKEVQVRNLIHAYRTRAHLRSKTNPVRERKDRKPILDLQYFNLSDADLDTEFISGEEIGIGKATLRKIIETLKYIYEGTVGFEYMSVRDPEQLKWLREKIEKDALSFNPSTDQRKRILSKLNEAVVFENFLHTKYLGQKRFSLEGGETTIPALDAIINKGAELGLEEVMIGMAHRGRLNVLANIMGKTYEQIFNEFEGGATPDLTMGDGDVKYHLGFSSQIETPNGKKIELKLAPNPSHLEAVNPVVEGFVRAKGDEEYNRDRSKVMPILIHGDAAAAGQGIMYEVVQMSNLDGYFTGGTIHFIINNQVGFTTDFDDARSSIYSTDVAKIIDAPVLHVNGDDPEAVVFCVQFAVEYRQKFNKDIFVDMVCYRRHGHNESDEPKFTQPSLYNLISKHPNPREVYNKKLIEKGEVEAALAKNMDKEFRATLQDRLNMVKQKPLPYTYQPLEEEWRNLRRATPEDFESSPETGISEETIQKVAKALTSIPSGFKPIKQIEKQLKQRKDMFFKDKMLNWAGGELLAYGSLLVDGKKVRLTGQDVQRGTFSHRHAVLRDLNTNEAHNSLNHIEGAVNDFEIYNSLLSEFGVMGFEFGYAMANPNALTIWEAQFGDFANGAQVMIDQFLSCSETKWQRMNGLVLLLPHGYEGQGPEHSNARPERYLQLSAEYNMIVANITSPANFFHALRRQMTWEFRKPLIVMSPKSLLRNPKAVSPLDDFTKGSFQEVIPDTSVTARSVKRVILCSGKVYFDLLDRKEKDKRKDVAIIRIEQLHPFPVAQVNKILDKFKNAEYVWLQEEPENMGYWNFIQRAYPERQLTLISRKASASPATGYAKVHATEQEEIINKAFA; this is encoded by the coding sequence ATGGACAATTATACTTATCTGAGTAACGCTGATCCAAAAGCATTAGAAGGCCTTTATCAGCAGTACCAATCCAATCCCGAAAGTGTTGATGAAGGCTGGAGAAAGTTCTTCGAAGGTTTTGAATTTGCACAAGGTGATTATCCAATGTTGCCAAATGGACAGGCAACTTCGCCCTCTTCTTCAAGTTCTGGTATTTCGGACAAAGAAGTTCAAGTTAGAAATCTGATTCACGCTTATAGAACAAGAGCTCATCTTCGTTCTAAGACAAATCCAGTTCGCGAGCGAAAAGACAGAAAACCGATTCTTGACTTACAATACTTCAACTTATCAGATGCAGATTTAGACACTGAATTTATTTCAGGAGAGGAAATTGGGATTGGAAAAGCTACGCTCAGGAAAATCATCGAAACACTGAAGTATATCTATGAAGGCACCGTCGGCTTTGAATACATGTCGGTACGGGACCCGGAACAACTTAAGTGGCTTCGCGAAAAAATTGAAAAAGATGCACTAAGCTTTAACCCTTCTACGGATCAAAGGAAAAGAATCCTTTCTAAACTGAATGAAGCGGTCGTTTTTGAAAACTTCTTGCACACAAAATACTTGGGTCAAAAGAGATTCTCTCTAGAAGGAGGTGAAACTACAATTCCAGCCTTAGATGCTATCATTAATAAAGGTGCAGAACTAGGGCTAGAAGAAGTTATGATCGGTATGGCACATAGAGGTAGACTCAACGTGTTGGCCAATATCATGGGCAAGACCTACGAACAAATCTTCAATGAATTTGAAGGTGGCGCCACTCCAGACCTGACCATGGGAGACGGCGATGTAAAATATCACTTGGGCTTCTCGAGTCAGATAGAAACACCAAATGGCAAAAAAATTGAGCTGAAATTAGCGCCAAATCCGTCACATTTAGAAGCTGTAAACCCAGTGGTTGAAGGATTTGTAAGAGCTAAAGGTGACGAAGAATACAATAGAGATCGGTCTAAGGTAATGCCGATCCTTATCCATGGTGACGCAGCTGCTGCAGGCCAGGGAATTATGTACGAAGTAGTTCAAATGAGCAATCTCGATGGCTACTTTACAGGCGGAACAATTCACTTCATCATCAATAATCAAGTTGGTTTTACGACCGACTTCGACGATGCACGGTCAAGTATTTACTCCACCGATGTAGCCAAAATTATCGATGCTCCGGTACTTCATGTTAATGGTGATGATCCAGAAGCAGTTGTATTCTGTGTTCAGTTTGCAGTAGAATATCGTCAGAAATTTAACAAAGATATCTTTGTGGATATGGTCTGTTATAGAAGGCATGGCCATAACGAAAGTGATGAACCTAAATTCACGCAACCGTCTCTCTACAACCTAATTTCTAAGCACCCCAACCCTAGAGAAGTTTACAACAAGAAACTCATTGAAAAAGGAGAAGTTGAAGCTGCCCTAGCCAAAAACATGGACAAAGAGTTCAGGGCTACGTTGCAGGATAGGCTGAATATGGTGAAACAAAAGCCTCTTCCTTATACTTACCAACCGCTGGAAGAAGAGTGGAGGAACTTAAGAAGAGCAACACCTGAGGATTTTGAGAGCTCACCTGAAACAGGAATTTCAGAAGAAACTATACAGAAAGTAGCTAAGGCGCTAACATCAATCCCATCTGGTTTTAAGCCGATCAAACAAATTGAAAAACAGTTGAAGCAACGCAAAGACATGTTTTTCAAGGATAAAATGCTCAACTGGGCTGGAGGTGAGCTTCTCGCCTATGGATCGTTGCTCGTAGATGGTAAAAAGGTACGCCTAACTGGACAAGACGTACAGCGTGGCACATTTTCTCACCGTCACGCAGTACTTCGCGACCTGAATACCAACGAAGCCCACAATAGCTTAAACCATATTGAAGGAGCAGTAAATGATTTCGAAATCTATAACTCCTTACTTTCAGAATTTGGTGTTATGGGATTTGAATTTGGATATGCCATGGCAAATCCAAATGCACTAACCATTTGGGAAGCACAGTTTGGAGATTTTGCCAATGGTGCACAAGTAATGATAGATCAGTTCCTATCATGTTCTGAAACAAAATGGCAACGCATGAATGGTCTCGTTCTTTTATTGCCACATGGCTATGAAGGACAAGGACCAGAGCATTCAAATGCAAGACCAGAACGCTACCTACAGTTGAGTGCTGAATACAATATGATAGTGGCGAATATTACATCCCCTGCTAACTTCTTCCATGCTTTAAGAAGACAAATGACTTGGGAGTTTAGAAAACCACTAATTGTAATGTCACCTAAATCGCTTTTGAGAAATCCTAAAGCTGTTTCTCCATTAGATGACTTCACAAAGGGTAGCTTCCAAGAAGTGATTCCAGATACGAGTGTAACAGCACGATCAGTTAAAAGAGTAATCCTGTGTTCTGGAAAAGTTTACTTCGACCTACTAGACAGAAAAGAAAAAGATAAACGAAAAGATGTAGCCATCATTAGAATCGAACAGCTACACCCTTTCCCTGTAGCACAGGTAAATAAGATACTAGACAAATTCAAAAATGCAGAATATGTCTGGCTACAAGAAGAACCAGAAAACATGGGCTATTGGAACTTTATCCAGCGAGCC